The proteins below are encoded in one region of Bacillus vallismortis:
- a CDS encoding IS1182 family transposase — MFHTRNSSQNAAEFVLLDQLVEEDHLLRKIDKHIDFSFIIEKVKPYYSENKGRPSLDPLILFKMMFIGYLYGIRSERQLEKEIYYNMAYRWFLGLNINDPVPHHSTISWNRRTRFKDTTIFQDIFDEIVLQAINHDMVGGRVLFTDSTHLKANANKHKYTRKTIEQDTQNYIKDLNEAIQEDREEHGKKPLPAKEEVKAEKEIRHSTTDPESGYMYRENKPEGFFYLDHRTTDMKHNIITDAYVTPGNVHDSVPYLDRLDHQIARFDFEVEAVALDSGYLTTPICKGLADRHIFGVIAHRRYHPTRGLFPKWKFHYDSEQDRYICPNQQTLTYSTTDRKGYRSYKSNPETCFACPLLEQCTRSKNRQKVITRHVWEDHKEKIRQNRLSVSGKNLYKKRKEKIERSFADSKQLHGLRYCRLRGKRNVSEQVLLTAACQNMKKIATYLAKQG, encoded by the coding sequence ATGTTCCACACAAGAAATTCTTCTCAAAACGCAGCCGAATTTGTTCTGCTTGACCAACTCGTCGAAGAGGATCATTTGCTTCGAAAAATCGATAAACACATAGACTTCTCTTTTATCATTGAAAAGGTTAAGCCTTACTACAGCGAAAACAAAGGCCGCCCCTCACTCGATCCGCTGATTTTATTCAAAATGATGTTTATCGGCTACCTCTACGGTATCCGTTCAGAAAGACAGCTTGAAAAAGAAATTTACTACAATATGGCGTACAGATGGTTTTTGGGCCTGAATATCAATGACCCAGTTCCGCACCACTCCACCATCAGCTGGAACAGACGCACACGCTTTAAAGATACAACGATTTTCCAAGACATTTTTGATGAGATCGTTCTTCAGGCCATCAATCATGATATGGTGGGCGGACGTGTCCTTTTCACTGATTCAACTCATCTGAAAGCCAATGCCAACAAGCACAAATACACAAGAAAAACGATTGAACAGGATACACAAAACTATATCAAAGATTTAAATGAAGCCATTCAAGAAGATCGGGAGGAGCACGGAAAAAAGCCATTACCAGCCAAAGAGGAGGTGAAAGCTGAAAAAGAGATCCGCCACAGTACAACTGACCCTGAAAGTGGATATATGTATCGTGAAAACAAACCGGAGGGTTTCTTTTACTTAGATCACCGAACAACGGATATGAAACATAACATTATCACCGACGCCTATGTCACGCCTGGAAATGTCCATGATTCTGTGCCCTATCTTGACCGATTAGATCACCAAATTGCACGATTTGATTTTGAAGTAGAAGCCGTCGCTCTTGATTCTGGTTATTTGACGACTCCGATCTGTAAAGGATTAGCTGACCGCCATATTTTTGGCGTTATTGCGCATAGACGATATCACCCTACTAGAGGCTTGTTTCCAAAATGGAAGTTTCATTATGACAGTGAACAAGACAGATACATTTGCCCGAACCAGCAAACACTTACATACTCAACAACTGACCGAAAAGGCTACAGGTCATATAAATCAAATCCTGAAACCTGTTTCGCGTGCCCATTGCTTGAACAATGCACAAGATCAAAGAACCGCCAAAAGGTCATCACCCGGCATGTATGGGAGGACCACAAAGAAAAGATCAGACAAAATCGCTTATCTGTTTCAGGAAAAAACCTCTATAAAAAAAGAAAAGAAAAAATAGAGCGAAGCTTTGCAGATTCAAAACAGCTGCATGGGCTTCGCTATTGCAGGTTGAGGGGAAAACGGAATGTGAGTGAACAAGTTCTCCTCACAGCCGCATGCCAGAACATGAAGAAGATTGCCACATACCTAGCCAAGCAGGGCTAG
- a CDS encoding extracellular solute-binding protein, whose product MKNRIRTKWLALPLAAMMIAGCSNSETSNSASGSKDTIKIMAPLLSPESPSEKSPSLKALEKYTGKEIQVTWVPDSSYNDKFNIVMASGEMPHAIVIKDKSAGFIKSVKAGAFWELSPYLKDYKNLSQADEQILKNSSVNGEVYGIYRTRDLIRACMIIRTDWLENVGLDMPETLDDFYEVLKAFKEKDPDGNGKDDTYGMVVPKWMGLGNGSPWDVLQIWFGAPNRYGVENGKLIPDFTTKEYMEALTFFKKLYDEGLINKDFAVMDSAKWNDPVVKGKAGVIVDTGSRASQIQSAMEEADESNKDVIDIVGSLEGPNGKRTFPTSGYSGMIAIPKTSVKTEKELKEVLSFLDKMNDKEAQILTNNGVEGRNYELKDGVFTSLEKNNKSLLYEHEGLAQFSMSIPKSEYYIEDQKTKLFQHRKDIITEGEKIAVFNPAESLVSDVYTQKGAQLDNIILDARTQFIIGEIDEKGFEDAVELWKNSGGNDLMKDLNKLYQSSK is encoded by the coding sequence ATGAAAAATAGAATACGAACAAAATGGCTGGCCTTGCCGCTCGCTGCCATGATGATCGCCGGATGCAGCAATTCGGAAACATCCAATTCAGCAAGCGGCTCGAAAGACACGATCAAAATCATGGCGCCGCTCTTATCGCCGGAAAGCCCGAGTGAAAAGAGCCCATCACTAAAAGCACTGGAGAAATACACAGGCAAAGAGATTCAGGTCACATGGGTGCCTGATTCATCTTACAACGACAAATTCAATATCGTCATGGCTTCTGGAGAGATGCCTCATGCGATTGTGATAAAAGATAAATCAGCAGGCTTTATCAAGTCTGTCAAAGCAGGGGCATTTTGGGAGCTGTCTCCTTATTTAAAAGACTATAAGAATTTAAGTCAGGCAGATGAACAGATTTTAAAGAACAGCTCGGTGAATGGAGAGGTATACGGGATCTACAGAACGAGGGACCTGATCAGAGCGTGTATGATCATCAGAACCGACTGGCTTGAAAACGTCGGTTTGGATATGCCGGAAACGCTTGATGATTTCTATGAAGTGCTGAAAGCCTTTAAGGAAAAAGATCCTGACGGAAACGGCAAGGATGATACGTACGGCATGGTCGTGCCGAAATGGATGGGGCTTGGCAACGGAAGCCCGTGGGATGTTCTGCAAATCTGGTTTGGCGCCCCGAACCGCTACGGCGTTGAAAACGGAAAGCTGATTCCTGATTTTACAACGAAGGAATACATGGAGGCGCTCACGTTTTTTAAAAAGCTATATGACGAGGGTTTGATTAATAAGGACTTTGCGGTCATGGATTCAGCGAAGTGGAATGATCCGGTTGTGAAAGGAAAAGCGGGTGTCATCGTTGATACCGGCTCCAGAGCGTCTCAAATCCAAAGCGCGATGGAGGAAGCGGATGAGTCGAACAAGGATGTGATTGATATCGTCGGATCGCTTGAGGGGCCGAATGGCAAGCGCACCTTCCCGACATCCGGTTACTCAGGGATGATCGCGATACCAAAAACAAGCGTCAAAACCGAAAAAGAGCTGAAAGAGGTGCTGTCCTTCCTAGATAAGATGAACGATAAAGAAGCGCAGATTCTCACAAACAACGGAGTGGAGGGACGCAATTACGAGCTCAAGGACGGCGTATTCACCTCACTTGAAAAAAACAACAAATCTCTCCTGTATGAGCATGAAGGCTTGGCACAGTTCAGCATGTCGATTCCGAAAAGCGAGTATTACATCGAAGACCAGAAAACAAAGCTCTTCCAGCATCGCAAGGACATCATCACCGAAGGAGAAAAAATAGCCGTCTTTAACCCGGCTGAGTCGCTTGTATCTGATGTCTATACCCAAAAAGGAGCCCAGCTTGACAACATCATTCTCGACGCGAGAACACAATTTATTATCGGAGAAATTGATGAAAAAGGATTCGAGGATGCGGTGGAGCTTTGGAAAAACAGCGGCGGCAATGACCTGATGAAGGACTTAAACAAATTGTATCAATCATCAAAATAA
- a CDS encoding STAS domain-containing protein, with the protein MNIDQLLYQYIIDNTAGITEKWFSLRCQLKGELYSADDLSAETKKLLTEQHTFTNITIASAFLDDQTEFQENMAKWAQTVAKNRVEQDVQVHEVVEAISNSRISFWGAVAAFIKENRDIVTDEDADRWNRIVNQSFDKLIIEFSEQYQKFMLMRLTSQQELISELGCPVISIADGIGILPIIGSIDTKRAQVILETVPVRCIERKITSLVVDLSGVPIVDTMVAQQLYNLSKTLFLLGIKAVFSGIRPDVAQTSIQLGLDFSEYETYGTLKQALENMGVRCIVDELEENQ; encoded by the coding sequence GTGAATATCGATCAATTATTATATCAATATATTATAGACAACACTGCGGGTATTACCGAGAAATGGTTCAGTTTGCGATGTCAGCTGAAAGGCGAGCTATATTCCGCCGACGATTTAAGTGCAGAAACGAAAAAGCTCCTAACTGAGCAGCATACGTTTACCAATATCACAATCGCAAGCGCGTTTCTGGACGATCAAACCGAGTTTCAAGAAAATATGGCAAAATGGGCGCAAACCGTTGCGAAAAACAGAGTAGAGCAAGATGTTCAGGTGCATGAGGTCGTAGAAGCTATTTCAAACTCAAGAATCTCATTCTGGGGCGCAGTCGCTGCGTTTATCAAAGAGAATCGGGATATCGTCACAGATGAGGATGCCGACCGATGGAACCGCATTGTGAATCAGTCGTTTGATAAGCTGATTATTGAATTTTCGGAGCAGTACCAAAAATTTATGCTGATGAGGCTCACGTCTCAGCAGGAACTGATTTCTGAGCTGGGCTGCCCGGTGATTTCCATTGCGGATGGAATCGGGATATTGCCGATAATCGGCTCCATTGATACAAAGCGGGCACAGGTCATTTTAGAAACAGTGCCGGTCCGCTGTATCGAGAGAAAAATCACAAGCCTTGTCGTTGATCTTTCAGGTGTTCCGATCGTGGATACCATGGTGGCGCAGCAGCTGTACAACCTGTCAAAAACGCTTTTCTTACTAGGGATTAAAGCTGTATTTTCAGGGATTCGACCGGATGTGGCCCAGACATCCATTCAATTGGGGCTTGATTTCAGTGAATATGAAACGTACGGAACGCTAAAGCAGGCGTTAGAAAACATGGGCGTCCGCTGTATTGTGGATGAATTGGAAGAAAACCAATAG
- the lplD gene encoding alpha-galacturonidase LplD codes for MFHISTLDQIKIAYIGGGSQGWARSLMNDLSIDERLSGMVALYDLDFEAAQKNEVIGNHSGDGRWRYEAVSTMKKALSGADIVIISILPGSLDDMEVDVHLPERCGIYQSVGDTVGPGGIIRGLRAVPMFAEIARAIRDYAPESWVINYTNPMSVCTRVLYKVFPGIKAIGCCHEVFGTQKLLAEMVKERLGANVLRREDIRVNVLGINHFTWITEASYRHIDLLPIFHEFSAHYGESGYELEGESWRDSVFRSAHRVAFDLFETYGAIPAAGDRHLAEFLPGPYLKQPESWKFHLTPVSFRKQDREEKRKESEQLIVQKRGVAGKASGEEGVSIIAALLGVGELVTNVNVPNQGQVSNLPLHAIVETNALITRNSVQPIFSGALPKSVEMIAARHVSNQEAVAEAGLTKNRTLAFQAFLNDPLVTIDRSDAEPLFDDMLAKHQTM; via the coding sequence GTGTTTCATATCAGTACGTTAGACCAGATTAAAATCGCCTATATCGGCGGGGGGTCCCAGGGCTGGGCCAGAAGCCTGATGAATGATCTGTCGATTGATGAGCGGTTGTCAGGCATGGTGGCGCTCTACGATCTTGATTTTGAAGCTGCTCAGAAAAATGAAGTGATTGGCAATCACAGCGGAGACGGCAGATGGAGGTATGAAGCGGTTTCTACTATGAAAAAAGCGTTATCGGGCGCGGATATCGTTATCATTTCCATTTTGCCGGGTTCATTGGATGATATGGAAGTTGATGTCCACTTGCCTGAGCGCTGCGGCATTTATCAATCCGTAGGTGATACTGTCGGGCCGGGCGGAATCATCAGAGGCTTGCGGGCTGTTCCGATGTTTGCCGAAATTGCCCGGGCAATAAGAGACTACGCACCTGAATCATGGGTCATCAATTATACAAACCCGATGTCTGTCTGTACAAGAGTGCTGTATAAAGTGTTTCCCGGCATCAAAGCGATTGGCTGCTGCCACGAGGTATTCGGCACGCAAAAGCTGCTTGCGGAAATGGTCAAAGAACGGCTCGGAGCAAATGTGTTGCGGCGTGAGGATATCCGCGTCAATGTACTTGGCATTAACCATTTCACATGGATTACGGAAGCCTCTTACCGCCATATTGATCTGTTGCCTATATTCCATGAATTCAGCGCGCATTATGGAGAATCAGGATATGAGCTTGAGGGGGAGAGCTGGAGGGACAGCGTCTTTCGTTCGGCGCACCGTGTGGCGTTTGATTTATTTGAAACGTATGGTGCCATCCCCGCTGCGGGTGACAGGCATCTGGCGGAATTTCTTCCCGGCCCTTACCTCAAACAGCCTGAATCATGGAAATTTCATCTCACACCTGTATCATTCAGAAAACAAGACAGAGAGGAAAAACGAAAAGAATCAGAACAATTGATTGTGCAAAAACGGGGCGTTGCCGGGAAGGCATCGGGAGAGGAAGGGGTGAGCATCATAGCGGCTCTTCTCGGAGTGGGTGAACTTGTCACGAATGTAAATGTGCCGAATCAAGGCCAAGTTTCCAATCTTCCTTTACATGCGATTGTCGAAACGAACGCCTTGATTACCCGCAATAGTGTCCAGCCGATTTTCTCTGGAGCGCTGCCAAAGAGTGTGGAAATGATTGCGGCGAGGCACGTGTCCAATCAGGAGGCAGTGGCGGAAGCCGGTTTAACAAAGAATCGCACGCTTGCTTTTCAAGCCTTTCTCAATGATCCGCTTGTCACGATTGACCGCAGTGATGCAGAACCGCTTTTTGATGACATGCTGGCGAAGCACCAAACAATGTGA
- a CDS encoding DMT family transporter: MKKAGEEMMKKQIGAYVSMASAMAIVGSSVVVGKLMVERIPVFLSSGLRFLIASIVLLALLFCIEKGFPVLTKKDVLVLLVQSFTGVFLFSICLLYGVQYTTGTESGILTSTTPMVIGILSFFLLREKIEKKTLMGIMLAVCGVMVINLFGAGSQDGTPHALFGNMLIIAAVIGEALFTLLAKKLSPHISALAISTFVSLFGFLFFLPFALFEASSFDFSVPTVLDWSYVLYYALFVTVLAFYLWYSGVTKVPAGVSGIFTSVLPVSAVMLSGVILKEPFELVHLIGIACVISGIFVTVIKKKQPDAYPASKEKTL, translated from the coding sequence ATAAAAAAGGCAGGAGAAGAGATGATGAAAAAACAAATTGGCGCTTATGTATCCATGGCATCTGCCATGGCGATCGTCGGCAGCTCGGTCGTTGTAGGAAAACTCATGGTCGAGCGTATTCCCGTTTTTCTTTCCTCAGGGTTGCGGTTTCTAATCGCTTCTATCGTATTGCTGGCCCTGCTGTTTTGCATTGAAAAAGGGTTTCCGGTTTTGACGAAAAAAGATGTGCTTGTCTTGCTTGTGCAGTCTTTCACAGGCGTTTTTTTGTTCAGTATTTGCCTGCTGTATGGGGTTCAATATACGACGGGAACGGAAAGCGGTATTTTGACCAGCACAACCCCGATGGTGATCGGTATTTTATCCTTTTTCCTGCTGAGAGAAAAAATAGAGAAAAAGACACTGATGGGCATTATGCTGGCGGTTTGCGGCGTGATGGTGATTAATCTATTTGGAGCGGGGAGCCAAGACGGGACGCCGCACGCCTTATTTGGCAACATGCTGATCATTGCTGCAGTCATTGGTGAAGCATTGTTTACATTGCTGGCCAAGAAGTTATCTCCACATATTTCGGCATTGGCGATTTCGACCTTCGTATCGCTCTTCGGTTTTCTGTTTTTTCTACCGTTTGCTTTGTTTGAGGCCTCTTCATTTGATTTTAGCGTGCCGACAGTTTTGGATTGGTCGTATGTGTTGTATTACGCGCTTTTTGTCACCGTTTTGGCGTTTTACTTATGGTATAGCGGGGTGACGAAGGTGCCGGCGGGGGTGTCTGGCATTTTCACATCCGTTCTTCCTGTCTCCGCTGTCATGTTGTCAGGTGTGATATTAAAGGAGCCGTTTGAACTTGTGCATTTGATCGGCATTGCATGTGTCATCAGCGGCATATTTGTTACAGTTATAAAGAAAAAACAGCCGGATGCGTATCCGGCTTCAAAAGAAAAGACGCTGTAG
- a CDS encoding carbohydrate ABC transporter permease has protein sequence MADIHTMHNTKAGRVFDVCNILFLGGVGTITILPFLYIIAGSFATEAELAQRSFFIFPKTFTLDAYKYVFSTPTFIRSMGVSIFITVVGTAVQLFFTFTMAYPLAKRHVKGRNLLLNLVIFSMLFSGGMIPTYLVVKSLGLLDTYWALILPMAINPFNLIIIKNFFQQLPRELEESAKIDGCSEIGVFWRIALPLSKPVIATFALFYAVGIWNDFFHALLYINDSAKWPLQMVLRQVTILSDLTATNGDTMQNTVPPEQGIKLAVIVIATLPILAVYPFLQKHFAKGMLIGSVKG, from the coding sequence ATGGCTGACATTCACACGATGCACAACACAAAAGCAGGACGGGTGTTTGACGTCTGTAACATTCTGTTTCTCGGCGGTGTCGGTACAATTACCATTTTGCCGTTTTTGTACATTATCGCCGGTTCCTTTGCGACAGAAGCGGAACTTGCCCAGCGCAGCTTCTTTATTTTTCCGAAAACCTTTACGCTTGACGCTTACAAGTATGTGTTTTCGACACCGACATTCATCCGAAGCATGGGTGTATCTATCTTCATCACAGTGGTCGGAACAGCTGTGCAGCTGTTTTTCACCTTTACGATGGCGTATCCGTTGGCGAAGCGGCATGTGAAGGGGCGGAATCTGCTATTGAACCTGGTCATTTTCTCTATGCTATTTTCCGGCGGCATGATCCCGACATACCTTGTCGTAAAATCACTTGGCCTTTTGGATACGTATTGGGCATTGATTCTGCCGATGGCGATTAATCCGTTCAACCTGATTATTATCAAAAACTTCTTTCAGCAGCTGCCGCGCGAACTGGAGGAATCGGCAAAAATTGACGGCTGTTCAGAAATCGGCGTTTTCTGGCGGATCGCCCTGCCGCTGTCAAAGCCGGTTATTGCGACCTTTGCGCTGTTTTATGCGGTCGGGATTTGGAATGATTTCTTCCACGCTCTCTTATATATCAATGACAGTGCAAAATGGCCGCTGCAAATGGTGCTACGCCAAGTCACAATTTTATCGGATTTAACAGCGACCAATGGCGATACGATGCAAAATACCGTTCCGCCGGAGCAGGGGATTAAACTCGCGGTCATTGTCATTGCGACGCTGCCGATTTTGGCGGTCTATCCATTCCTGCAAAAACACTTTGCGAAGGGAATGCTGATCGGATCAGTGAAAGGCTGA
- the hmoA gene encoding heme-degrading oxygenase HmoA, whose amino-acid sequence MFVQLRKMTVKEGHADKVIERFSAEGIIEKQEGLIDVTVLEKNVRRGDEEVVVMIRWESEDHWKQWEKSDAHIAGHKANKGKPKPDYLINTEVSMYHVKAVKQGTHE is encoded by the coding sequence ATGTTTGTTCAGTTGAGAAAAATGACGGTAAAAGAAGGCCATGCAGACAAAGTAATCGAACGTTTCAGTGCTGAAGGAATCATTGAAAAACAAGAAGGTTTGATTGATGTAACAGTGCTTGAGAAAAACGTCCGCCGCGGTGATGAGGAAGTTGTTGTCATGATTCGCTGGGAATCTGAGGATCACTGGAAACAATGGGAAAAAAGCGATGCGCATATCGCGGGCCATAAAGCGAACAAAGGCAAACCAAAGCCAGACTATCTGATCAACACTGAAGTGAGCATGTATCATGTAAAAGCTGTGAAACAAGGGACTCATGAATAA
- a CDS encoding Bax inhibitor-1/YccA family protein produces the protein MQATVHESKQSIMQRILTVFVFTLLIATVGLFIGQFVPAALMLPLSILEVGMIILAFWMRRRKAVGYAFVYTFAFVSGITLFPIVSHYASIAGAYVVLEAFGSTFVIFAVLGTIGAKMKRDLSFLSSFLLVAVLALVAVGIFNIFSPLNSAAMMAYSVIGTIVFSLYILYDLNQIKHRHITEDLIPVMALSLYLDFINLFINLLRFFGILSSDD, from the coding sequence ATGCAAGCTACGGTTCACGAGAGTAAGCAATCGATCATGCAGCGCATTTTGACAGTCTTTGTTTTCACACTGCTGATCGCGACTGTCGGTCTTTTTATCGGCCAATTTGTTCCTGCCGCTTTGATGCTGCCGCTTTCTATTCTTGAAGTGGGAATGATTATTCTGGCTTTCTGGATGCGCAGGAGAAAAGCGGTGGGGTATGCGTTTGTATATACATTCGCGTTTGTTTCCGGCATTACCTTATTTCCGATCGTCAGCCACTACGCTTCCATCGCCGGCGCCTATGTCGTGCTTGAAGCCTTTGGTTCTACATTTGTCATTTTTGCTGTTCTGGGCACAATTGGCGCGAAAATGAAAAGGGATTTATCCTTCCTGTCGTCATTTCTGCTGGTTGCCGTGCTCGCACTTGTTGCGGTTGGCATCTTCAACATTTTCAGTCCGTTAAACTCAGCGGCGATGATGGCGTATTCCGTGATCGGAACCATCGTCTTTTCCCTTTACATTTTGTATGATCTAAACCAAATCAAACATCGCCATATTACAGAAGACTTAATTCCGGTTATGGCATTATCGCTGTACCTCGACTTTATCAATCTATTCATCAACCTGCTTCGTTTCTTCGGCATTTTGAGCAGTGATGATTAA
- a CDS encoding ABC transporter permease, producing METVPKKGDAPVLTAGKGISWMAAFKRDKWLYLLLIPGLLYFLIFKYLPMWGVLIAFKDYSPYLGFWKSEWVGFDYFKDFFMNPDFFRLLRNTLMLASLDLLFAFPAPLILALLLNEVRKAVYKRCIQTFIYVPHFVSWTIVVSITFVFFTVDTGVINKLIMSLTGEQISFLSDADWFRPMIVMQSIWKETGWGTILFLAALATVDQEQYEAAIMDGAGRFKRMWHITLPAIRSTIIVLLILRIGSFLNLGFEQVYLMTNSLNRSVADIFDTYVYMMGITQGAYSYSTAVGLFKSVVGIILIFGANYIAKKFDQEGLF from the coding sequence ATGGAAACTGTGCCGAAGAAGGGAGATGCACCTGTTCTCACTGCTGGAAAAGGCATCAGCTGGATGGCTGCGTTCAAACGTGACAAATGGCTTTATCTTCTGCTTATTCCCGGACTGCTTTATTTTTTGATTTTCAAATATTTGCCGATGTGGGGCGTGCTGATCGCATTTAAAGACTATTCGCCATATCTCGGCTTCTGGAAAAGCGAATGGGTCGGCTTTGATTATTTCAAAGACTTTTTTATGAATCCGGATTTTTTCCGGCTGCTGCGCAACACCCTCATGCTGGCGAGTTTGGATCTTTTGTTTGCTTTTCCAGCGCCTCTCATTTTGGCCTTGCTTTTGAATGAGGTAAGGAAAGCTGTGTATAAAAGATGCATCCAAACCTTTATTTACGTGCCCCATTTTGTTTCATGGACAATCGTGGTCAGCATCACCTTTGTTTTCTTTACTGTCGATACAGGTGTGATCAACAAATTGATCATGAGCTTGACAGGTGAGCAGATTTCCTTCTTATCGGACGCGGACTGGTTCCGGCCGATGATTGTGATGCAAAGCATCTGGAAGGAGACGGGCTGGGGAACGATTTTATTTCTGGCCGCGCTGGCGACGGTTGATCAGGAGCAGTATGAAGCGGCCATTATGGACGGAGCGGGCCGATTCAAGAGAATGTGGCATATTACGCTGCCGGCGATCAGAAGCACCATTATCGTTCTGTTAATTTTAAGAATCGGCAGCTTTTTGAATCTTGGCTTTGAACAGGTGTATTTAATGACGAACTCGCTCAACCGCAGCGTGGCTGACATTTTTGACACGTATGTATACATGATGGGGATTACCCAAGGCGCGTACAGCTACAGCACGGCTGTCGGACTGTTTAAATCGGTTGTCGGGATTATCTTGATTTTCGGCGCCAATTATATTGCGAAAAAGTTTGATCAGGAAGGATTGTTTTAG
- a CDS encoding DUF421 domain-containing protein, translated as MGDYVNVAIELVCGLGILFVILKFLGKTQFSQLTPFDFISALILGELVGNAVYDHEIKIKEIIFASLLWGFLIYLIELITQKLKGSRKLLEGEPNIVIHKGKVKYKALKKNKLDINQLQSLLRQEGCFSIQEVEYAILETNGMISVLPKADFGKPTRKDMNLPVKEVSLPITLILDGEIVYDNLAEADVDEQWLKQSLQKQGVEKVEDVLYAEWHADQPLYVTTYEESGSS; from the coding sequence GTGGGAGATTATGTAAATGTAGCAATAGAATTAGTTTGCGGTCTCGGCATTTTATTTGTCATCTTGAAGTTTCTTGGGAAAACCCAATTCTCTCAACTCACCCCGTTTGACTTTATTTCTGCTTTAATTTTAGGGGAGCTAGTCGGAAATGCCGTCTATGATCATGAAATCAAGATTAAAGAAATTATTTTTGCTTCACTCCTATGGGGCTTTCTTATCTATTTGATTGAATTGATTACACAAAAGCTAAAAGGGTCCAGAAAGTTACTGGAAGGCGAACCGAATATTGTAATTCATAAAGGAAAAGTGAAATACAAGGCGCTGAAGAAAAACAAGCTTGATATTAACCAGCTGCAAAGCCTTCTGAGGCAGGAAGGCTGTTTTTCGATTCAGGAAGTGGAATATGCGATTCTGGAAACAAACGGAATGATCAGTGTACTCCCGAAAGCCGATTTTGGTAAACCGACCAGAAAAGATATGAACCTCCCAGTAAAGGAAGTGTCATTGCCGATTACGTTAATTCTTGATGGGGAGATTGTGTATGATAATCTGGCGGAAGCAGATGTGGATGAACAATGGCTGAAGCAATCGCTGCAAAAGCAAGGCGTTGAAAAGGTTGAGGATGTCCTATACGCGGAATGGCATGCCGACCAGCCGCTTTATGTCACCACGTATGAAGAAAGCGGTTCGTCATGA